In a genomic window of Penaeus monodon isolate SGIC_2016 chromosome 27, NSTDA_Pmon_1, whole genome shotgun sequence:
- the LOC119590772 gene encoding hemocyanin C chain-like → MKVLLLFALVAAAAAWPNFGFQSDAGGAADAQKQHDVNFLLHKIYGDIRDSNLKGKADSFDPEANLSHYSDGGKAVQKLMRDLKDNRLLQQRHWFSLFNPRQREEALMLFDVLIHCKDWDTFVSNAAYFRQIMNEGEFVYALYVAVIHSPLSEHVVLPPLYEVTPHLFTNSEVIEAAYRAKQTQKPGKFKSSFTGTKKNPEQRVAYFGEDIGMNTHHVTWHMEFPFWWDDKYSHHLDRKGENFFWVHHQLTVRFDAERLSNYLDPVDELHWEKPIVQGFAPHTTYKYGGQFPSRPDNVNFEDVDGVARIRDLLIVESRIRDAIAHGYIVDRAGNHIDIMNERGIDVLGDVIESSLYSPNVQYYGALHNTAHIVLGRQSDPHGKYDLPPGVLEHFETATRDPSFFRLHKYMDNIFKEHKDSLPPYTVEELTFAGVSVDNVAIEGELETFFEDFEYNLINAVDDTEQIADVEISTYVPRLNHKDFKIKIDVSNNKGQEVLATVRIFAWPHLDNNGIEFTFDEGRWNAIELDKFWVKLPAGTHHFERKSSESAVTVPDVPSFATLFEKTKEALAGADSGLTDFESATGIPNRFLLPKGNEQGLEFDLVVAVTDGAADAAVDGLHENTEFNHYGSHGKYPDNRPHGYPLDRKVPDERVFEDLPNFGHIQVKVFNHGEYIQHQ, encoded by the exons ATGAAGGTCTTGTTGTTGTTCGCTCTCGTTGCGGCTGCTGCCGCCTGGCCGAACTTTGGCTTCCAGTCGGACGCGGG NGGCGCGGCTGATGCTCAGAAGCAACATGACGTAAACTTCCTGCTTCATAAGATCTACGGGGATATCCGTGACTCTAATCTAAAAGGCAAAGCTGATTCCTTTGACCCGGAAGCCAATTTATCCCATTACAGTGACGGAGGTAAAGCAGTACAGAAACTTATGAGAGACCTGAAGGATAACAGGCTTCTTCAACAAAGGCATtggttctctctcttcaatcctaGGCAACGCGAAGAAGCACTTATGCTTTTTGATGTTCTCATTCACTGCAAGGACTGGGATACATTTGTCAGCAATGCTGCCTACTTCCGCCAAATTATGAATGAGGGAGAATTTGTTTATGCCTTGTATGTTGCGGTCATCCACTCACCTCTGTCTGAACACGTTGTACTTCCTCCACTCTATGAAGTCACGCCACATCTCTTCACCAACAGCGAAGTCATTGAAGCAGCTTATCGTGCcaagcaaacacaaaaacctGGTAAATTTAAGTCTAGCTTCACTGGAACTAAGAAGAATCCTGAACAAAGAGTAGCCTATTTCGGTGAGGACATTGGAATGAACACTCATCACGTCACCTGGCATATGGAATTCCCATTCTGGTGGGACGACAAATACAGCCATCATCTGGATCGCAAAGGAGAGAATTTCTTCTGGGTACATCATCAACTTACCGTTCGCTTTGATGCTGAACGTCTCTCCAATTATTTGGATCCCGTCGACGAACTTCACTGGGAGAAGCCAATCGTACAAGGTTTTGCTCCCCACACCACTTACAAGTATGGAGGTCAATTCCCCTCTCGTCCAGATAATGTGAACTTCGAAGATGTGGATGGTGTTGCTCGTATTCGAGATTTGCTTATTGTAGAGAGCCGAATCCGCGATGCTATTGCACATGGTTATATCGTCGACAGGGCTGGTAATCATATTGATATCATGAATGAGCGTGGAATTGACGTTCTCGGAGATGTTATTGAATCATCTTTGTACAGCCCTAATGTGCAGTACTATGGAGCCTTGCACAATACTGCTCACATTGTACTTGGTCGACAGAGTGATCCACATGGAAAATATGATTTACCCCCTGGTGTGCTGGAACACTTTGAAACTGCCACCCGTGATCCTAGCTTCTTTAGGCTTCATAAATACATGGATAACATCTTCAAGGAACACAAGGATAGTCTCCCTCCATACACCGTGGAAGAACTAACATTTGCCGGTGTAAGTGTAGACAATGTAGCAATTGAAGGCGAACTAGAGACCTTCTTTGAGGATTTCGAATACAATCTCATTAACGCTGTTGATGACACTGAACAAATTGCAGATGTAGAAATTTCTACTTACGTGCCTCGTCTGAACCATAAGGACTTTAAAATTAAGATTGATGTTAGCAATAACAAGGGCCAGGAAGTTCTAGCTACCGTTCGCATTTTCGCCTGGCCTCACCTAGACAACAATGGTATTGAATTCACCTTCGACGAAGGCCGTTGGAATGCTATTGAACTGGATAAGTTCTGGGTCAAGT TGCCTGCTGGAACACACCATTTCGAACGTAAATCCTCGGAATCTGCTGTCACTGTGCCTGATGTACCTAGTTTCGCAACTCTCTTCGAGAAGACCAAAGAAGCCTTAGCTGGTGCAGACTCCGGACTTACAGATTTCGAGAGTGCAACTGGTATACCTAATCGATTCCTTCTCCCTAAGGGTAATGAACAGGGTCTAGAATTCGATCTTGTTGTAGCCGTGACTGATGGCGCAGCCGATGCAGCAGTGGATGGCCTCCACGAAAATACCGAATTCAATCACTACGGTTCCCATGGAAAGTACCCTGACAATCGCCCACATGGCTACCCTCTGGATCGCAAGGTTCCCGACGAACGTGTATTCGAAGATCTGCCCAACTTCGGTCACATCCAAGTTAAGGTCTTCAATCATGGCGAATATATCCAACATCAATAG
- the LOC119590776 gene encoding hemocyanin C chain-like (The sequence of the model RefSeq protein was modified relative to this genomic sequence to represent the inferred CDS: added 79 bases not found in genome assembly) yields MKVLLLFALVAAAAAWPNFGFQSDAGGASDAQKQHDVNFLLHKIYGDIRDSNLKGKADSFDPEADLSHYSDGGEAIQKLVRDLKDNRLLQQKHWFSLFNPRQREEALMLFDVLIHCKDWDTFVSNAAYFRQIMNEGEFVYALYVAVIHSPLAEHVVLPPLYEVTPHLFTNSEVIEAAYRAKQTQKPGKFKSSFTGTKKNPEQRVAYFGEDIGMNTHHVTWHMEFPFWWQDKYSHHLDRKGENFFWVHHQLTVRFDAERLSNYLDPVDELHWEKPIVQGFAPHTTYKYGGQFPSRPDNVDFEDVDGVARIRDLLIVESRIRDAIAHGYIVDRAGNHIDIMNERGIDVLGDVIESSVYSPNVEYYGALHNTAHIVLGRQSDPHGKYDLPPGVLEHFETATRDPSFFRLHKYMDNIFKEHKDSLPPYTVEELTFAGVSVDKVAIEGELETYFEDFEYNLINAIDDTEQITDVDISTYVPRLNHKDFKINIDVINNNGEEVLATVRIFAWPHLDNNGIEFTFDEGRWNAIELDKFWVKLPTGKYEIERKCSESAVTVPDVPSFATLFEKTKGALTGADSGLTNFESATGIPNRFFLPKGNEQGLEIDLVVAVTDGAADAAVDGLHENTEFNHYGSHGKYPDNRPHGYPLDRKVPDERVFEDLPNFGHIQVKVFNHGVHIHHH; encoded by the exons GTGCGTCTGATGCACAGAAGCAACATGACGTGAACTTCCTGCTTCATAAGATCTACGGGGATATCCGTGACTCTAATCTTAAAGGCAAAGCTGATTCCTTTGACCCAGAGGCCGATTTATCCCATTACAGTGACGGAGGTGAAGCAATACAGAAACTTGTGAGAGACCTTAAGGATAATAGGCTTCTGCAACAGAAGCATtggttctctctcttcaatcctaGACAACGCGAAGAAGCACTTATGCTTTTTGATGTTCTCATTCACTGCAAGGATTGGGATACATTTGTCAGTAATGCTGCCTACTTCCGCCAAATTATGAATGAGGGAGAATTTGTTTATGCCTTGTATGTTGCGGTCATCCACTCACCTCTGGCTGAACACGTTGTACTTCCTCCACTCTATGAAGTAACGCCACATCTCTTCACGAATAGCGAAGTCATTGAAGCAGCTTATCGTGCTAAGCAAACACAAAAACCTGGTAAATTTAAGTCTAGCTTCACGGGAACTAAGAAGAATCCTGAACAAAGAGTAGCCTATTTCGGAGAGGACATTGGAATGAACACTCATCACGTCACCTGGCATATGGAATTCCCATTCTGGTGGCAAGACAAATACAGCCATCATCTGGATCGCAAAGGAGAGAATTTCTTCTGGGTACATCATCAACTTACCGTTCGTTTTGATGCTGAACGTCTCTCCAATTATTTGGATCCCGTCGACGAACTTCACTGGGAGAAGCCAATCGTACAAGGTTTTGctccccacaccacatacaagtaTGGAGGTCAGTTCCCCTCTCGTCCTGATAATGTAGACTTCGAGGATGTGGATGGTGTTGCTCGCATTCGAGACTTGCTTATTGTAGAGAGCCGGATTCGTGATGCTATTGCCCATGGTTATATCGTCGACAGGGCTGGTAATCATATTGATATCATGAATGAGCGTGGCATTGACGTTCTTGGAGATGTTATTGAATCATCTGTGTACAGCCCTAATGTGGAGTACTATGGAGCCTTGCACAATACTGCTCACATTGTACTTGGTCGACAGAGTGATCCCCATGGAAAATATGATTTACCCCCTGGTGTGCTGGAACACTTTGAAACTGCCACCCGTGATCCTAGCTTCTTTAGGCTGCATAAATACATGGACAACATCTTCAAGGAACATAAGGACAGTCTCCCTCCATACACCGTGGAAGAATTGACATTTGCCGGTGTAAGTGTAGACAAAGTGGCAATTGAGGGCGAACTAGAGACCTACTTTGAGGACTTTGAATACAATCTCATTAACGCCATTGATGACACTGAACAGATTACAGATGTAGACATTTCTACTTATGTGCCTCGTCTGAATCACAAGGACTTTAAAATCAATATTGATGTTATCAATAACAATGGCGAGGAAGTTCTAGCTACCGTTCGCATCTTCGCCTGGCCTCACCTTGATAACAATGGTATTGAATTCACCTTCGACGAAGGCCGTTGGAATGCTATTGAACTGGATAAGTTCTGGGTTAAGT TGCCTACTGGAAAATACGAAATCGAACGTAAATGCTCGGAATCTGCTGTTACTGTGCCTGATGTGCCTAGTTTCGCAACTCTCTTTGAGAAGACCAAAGGAGCCTTAACTGGTGCAGACTCCGGACTAACAAATTTCGAGAGTGCAACTGGTATTCCCAATCGATTCTTTCTCCCTAAGGGTAATGAACAAGGTCTGGAAATCGACCTTGTTGTAGCCGTAACTGATGGCGCAGCTGATGCAGCAGTGGATGGCCTCCATGAAAATACCGAATTCAATCACTACGGTTCCCATGGAAAATACCCTGACAATCGCCCACATGGCTACCCTCTGGATCGCAAGGTTCCCGATGAACGTGTATTCGAAGATCTTCCAAACTTCGGTCACATCCAAGTTAAAGTTTTCAATCATGGCGTACATATCCATCACCATTAG